From one Melioribacteraceae bacterium genomic stretch:
- the ricT gene encoding regulatory iron-sulfur-containing complex subunit RicT, with protein sequence MYKIDFSFIHNKLISPEELKELEVNANQQYQVLVKEKINHPNHQQISGCLVCGADCMMEIPIDNRRIVEVECKGMLGCHFAELTDDLNIIPQVNEKIILEGEDYHEIGIVKENSELLKIKRAELGLFGEKLPKIIRVANEEDLQKYNLNLLDEHKAKPIFLKLVEKHSLNMKLVHIHYQFDRKRLFFFYTSDGRVDFRELAKELAGEFKTRIELRQIGVRDEAKSIGGLGTCGREFCCASFLNNFKRISTQLASDQNLNSNLSKLSGPCGKLKCCISFEIDEN encoded by the coding sequence ATGTATAAAATAGATTTTTCGTTCATCCACAATAAATTAATTTCACCTGAAGAATTAAAAGAACTCGAAGTAAACGCTAATCAACAGTATCAGGTGTTAGTTAAAGAAAAAATTAACCATCCAAATCACCAACAGATTAGTGGTTGTCTTGTTTGTGGTGCAGACTGTATGATGGAAATCCCTATTGATAATAGGAGAATAGTCGAAGTTGAATGTAAAGGTATGCTCGGTTGTCATTTTGCTGAACTAACCGATGATCTGAATATTATTCCTCAAGTCAATGAAAAGATTATCCTTGAGGGTGAAGACTATCATGAAATTGGAATAGTTAAAGAAAATTCAGAATTGCTAAAAATTAAAAGAGCAGAATTGGGACTCTTTGGAGAAAAACTTCCTAAAATTATTCGTGTTGCAAACGAAGAAGATCTTCAAAAATACAATTTAAATTTACTTGACGAACATAAAGCAAAACCAATTTTTCTAAAGCTTGTTGAAAAGCATAGTCTGAATATGAAATTAGTTCATATCCATTATCAGTTCGATAGAAAAAGACTATTCTTCTTTTATACATCCGATGGTAGGGTTGATTTTAGAGAACTAGCAAAAGAATTAGCTGGAGAATTCAAAACAAGAATTGAACTGCGACAAATTGGTGTTCGTGATGAGGCAAAAAGTATCGGCGGTTTAGGCACTTGTGGCAGAGAGTTTTGCTGTGCTTCATTTTTAAATAACTTTAAGCGGATATCTACACAACTTGCTAGTGATCAAAACTTGAATTCAAATTTATCAAAGCTAAGTGGTCCATGTGGCAAATTAAAATGTTGTATTTCATTTGAGATCGACGAAAACTAA
- a CDS encoding acetyl-CoA C-acetyltransferase — MKKAVIVSAKRTAIGSFNGVFSNTPATSLGSTVIKAVLDEVKLDYNLVDEVIMGNVLPAGLGQAPARQAALFAGLPNSTECLTINKMCGSGLKSVMLAHQAIQLGDADIVVAGGMENMTLSPYLLPKARAGYRMGNGEIIDSMVYDGLWDVYNNFHMGSCAESCARDFKFTREELDAFAVESYKKALKAQEDGLFNDEIIPVTVKSRKGDTIIDKDEEPGNVKFDKISSLRPAFEKDGVVTAANASKINDGAAALLVMSEDKAKELGLKPIAEIIAQSSAAKAPIEFTTAPADAIQKVLKKANMKIEEIDLFEINEAFAVVSLAVNKLLGLDGANVNVNGGAIALGHPIGASGARILNTLLHQMKRQNAEYGLASLCIGGGEASALIVKKY; from the coding sequence ATGAAAAAAGCCGTTATTGTATCTGCTAAACGAACTGCTATCGGATCGTTCAATGGTGTATTTTCAAATACACCCGCAACGTCATTAGGAAGTACTGTGATTAAAGCCGTGTTAGATGAAGTTAAGTTGGATTATAATTTAGTTGATGAAGTAATTATGGGGAATGTATTACCAGCTGGTCTAGGACAAGCTCCCGCCCGACAGGCGGCACTTTTTGCCGGTTTGCCTAATTCAACTGAGTGCTTGACAATTAATAAAATGTGCGGAAGTGGTTTAAAATCAGTAATGCTTGCTCATCAAGCAATTCAACTTGGTGATGCTGACATTGTTGTCGCCGGTGGAATGGAAAATATGACTTTATCACCATATCTTCTGCCTAAAGCAAGAGCAGGTTACCGAATGGGTAATGGTGAAATAATAGATTCGATGGTTTATGATGGGTTGTGGGATGTTTATAATAATTTCCATATGGGAAGCTGTGCAGAATCGTGCGCAAGAGATTTTAAATTTACCCGAGAAGAGTTAGATGCATTCGCTGTAGAATCATATAAGAAAGCATTAAAAGCACAAGAAGATGGCTTATTTAATGATGAGATTATTCCCGTGACTGTTAAATCAAGAAAAGGCGATACAATAATTGATAAGGACGAAGAACCTGGTAATGTCAAATTTGATAAAATCAGTTCTCTGCGACCAGCATTTGAAAAAGATGGTGTAGTTACAGCTGCAAATGCATCCAAAATTAATGATGGGGCAGCCGCATTATTGGTTATGTCTGAAGATAAGGCGAAAGAACTTGGATTAAAACCAATTGCAGAAATCATAGCTCAATCATCTGCTGCTAAGGCGCCAATAGAATTTACAACTGCTCCTGCTGATGCTATTCAAAAAGTATTAAAAAAAGCTAATATGAAAATCGAAGAGATAGATTTATTTGAAATTAACGAAGCTTTTGCAGTAGTTTCACTTGCTGTAAACAAATTATTGGGTCTAGATGGTGCCAATGTGAATGTAAATGGCGGAGCAATCGCACTCGGTCACCCAATTGGAGCAAGCGGAGCAAGAATACTAAATACATTGCTGCACCAAATGAAAAGGCAAAATGCTGAATATGGTCTTGCATCACTATGTATCGGTGGTGGTGAAGCTTCCGCATTAATTGTTAAAAAATATTAA
- a CDS encoding 3-hydroxybutyryl-CoA dehydrogenase, which yields MEIKNIAVIGAGTMGNGIAHVFAQNGFEVQFTDLKDEFVDRGLSTITKNLDRQVKKEIISEDDKKKTLKRIQKVIGVKNIDPNTDFVIEAIIENKDAKLNLFKELETIVKKDSIFSSNTSSISITELATVCRPEKFIGMHFMNPVPIMKLVEIIRGYSTADETYNLVRNLSEQLGKTPVEVHDYPGFISNRVLMPMINEAIYALYEGVANVEAIDTVMKLGMNHPMGPLTLADFIGLDVCLAIMEVLYDGFNDSKYRPCPLLKKMVAAKKLGRKTGEGFYKYDN from the coding sequence ATGGAAATTAAAAATATAGCTGTGATAGGAGCAGGTACAATGGGCAATGGAATAGCTCATGTTTTTGCTCAAAATGGTTTTGAAGTTCAATTTACTGATTTGAAAGATGAATTTGTTGACAGAGGGCTATCAACAATAACAAAAAATTTAGATCGACAAGTGAAAAAAGAAATCATCTCAGAAGATGATAAAAAGAAAACCTTAAAAAGAATTCAAAAAGTAATTGGCGTTAAGAATATCGATCCGAATACAGATTTTGTTATTGAAGCAATTATTGAAAATAAAGATGCTAAACTTAATCTTTTTAAGGAATTAGAGACGATTGTTAAGAAGGATTCCATCTTTTCTTCAAATACCTCATCAATCTCAATTACAGAACTAGCTACAGTTTGCCGACCAGAAAAATTCATCGGGATGCATTTTATGAATCCTGTTCCTATAATGAAATTGGTTGAGATAATTCGTGGTTATTCTACCGCGGATGAAACGTATAATTTGGTACGAAATCTATCGGAGCAACTAGGTAAAACACCTGTTGAAGTACATGATTATCCGGGATTCATTTCAAACCGTGTTCTAATGCCGATGATAAACGAAGCAATTTATGCACTTTATGAAGGGGTTGCAAATGTTGAGGCAATTGATACCGTAATGAAATTAGGCATGAATCACCCAATGGGTCCACTTACTTTAGCAGATTTTATCGGTCTTGACGTTTGCTTAGCTATTATGGAGGTCTTGTATGATGGATTCAATGATTCCAAATACAGACCGTGTCCACTGCTAAAGAAAATGGTAGCTGCAAAAAAATTAGGACGAAAAACTGGTGAAGGTTTTTATAAATATGATAATTAA
- a CDS encoding chloride channel protein — protein sequence MKILDKSKFQKIEKWLFIRRYLNKFQNIFSKFNLPEYTTFSVFAIIIGAIVGLAAVGFHHSIEYLNHLFFEKTVNNFFFLGAATVILLPAIGMLIQSMMIKFAPETSQKRGLAEVIKAVALRGGFISFRTTLFHFIAPVISIGTGNTLGPEGPAAQLGGGVSSKFANLFGLSDSRRRMFTAAGAGAAISAIFNTPLGGIFFALEIILLNDFHAPTFSAMILASVTASAISRIFLGNSSVFVFDTVAITDYSYLYLFIFLGIAAGILAILFIKYSNSLNIIIKQKFLKSFPQWAVMGFAGLLVGISGYFFEDIFGIGYSAINRVLAGELQVQIVITLLILKFLLVPIVINSGGFGGIFAPSLFMGACLGYLFVFSMNFVFGLQLEYTIFILVGMGAVLGGINSIPISAILIIFEMTKDYSFILPLMLAVVISTTIVQIVIKRSIHVQHLEHEGFNISSGRETNVLKSLTVQDAMYKEIFTIKENIALPKLVSLFMDKNVSQCYTINDDGELTGVISENELRPIISEYESLKHIMIARDLKNPVVVTVYHDQDLDSVMSLFSRENRDEFPVKDKSDNKKLIGVISRQDVIDAYNKESFKMNLADGLSQELKSISKNKLATVSDGFSIIEKVVPDGFVGKSLAELKIRNKYGLEILMIKTRSSAFFDDESKVEIKMPDANYIIENDDILVLFGSNEKLEIFEKMLR from the coding sequence ATGAAAATCTTAGATAAATCAAAATTTCAAAAAATTGAAAAATGGCTTTTCATTAGGAGATATTTGAATAAATTTCAAAATATTTTTTCGAAATTTAATCTCCCGGAATATACAACTTTCAGTGTTTTTGCGATTATAATCGGTGCTATTGTTGGTTTAGCTGCCGTTGGTTTTCATCATTCTATTGAGTATTTAAACCATCTTTTCTTTGAAAAAACAGTTAATAATTTTTTCTTTTTAGGAGCAGCGACAGTCATTTTGCTTCCGGCGATTGGTATGTTAATCCAAAGCATGATGATCAAGTTTGCTCCTGAGACTTCACAAAAAAGGGGATTAGCAGAAGTAATTAAAGCCGTCGCTCTTCGCGGTGGATTCATTTCTTTCCGAACTACATTGTTTCACTTTATTGCTCCAGTAATAAGTATTGGTACCGGAAATACTTTAGGACCAGAGGGACCCGCTGCACAGCTAGGTGGTGGTGTATCGAGCAAGTTTGCAAATTTGTTTGGGTTATCTGATTCAAGAAGGAGGATGTTTACAGCGGCCGGAGCTGGAGCAGCGATTTCAGCGATTTTCAACACACCGCTCGGAGGTATATTTTTTGCTTTGGAAATTATCTTATTAAATGATTTTCATGCTCCCACATTTTCCGCCATGATTTTAGCATCTGTTACAGCCAGTGCAATTTCTCGGATTTTTCTTGGGAATAGTTCTGTATTTGTTTTTGATACTGTTGCGATTACGGATTATAGTTATTTATACCTTTTTATATTCCTCGGAATTGCTGCAGGTATTCTAGCGATACTTTTTATAAAGTATTCTAACTCGTTAAATATAATTATTAAACAGAAATTTCTTAAATCATTTCCTCAATGGGCTGTTATGGGATTTGCTGGTTTATTAGTTGGAATCAGTGGGTACTTTTTTGAGGATATATTTGGAATAGGATATTCTGCAATAAATAGAGTTTTGGCGGGTGAATTACAAGTCCAAATTGTAATTACTCTTTTGATTCTAAAGTTTTTACTTGTACCAATTGTTATTAATTCCGGTGGTTTTGGTGGTATTTTTGCTCCTTCATTGTTTATGGGAGCATGTTTAGGTTATCTTTTTGTTTTTAGCATGAATTTTGTTTTCGGTTTACAACTTGAGTACACAATTTTTATTCTTGTTGGAATGGGAGCCGTTTTAGGTGGAATTAATAGCATCCCGATATCTGCAATATTAATAATTTTTGAAATGACAAAGGACTATTCCTTCATTTTACCGCTAATGCTTGCTGTGGTAATTAGTACTACGATCGTTCAGATTGTTATCAAGAGGTCAATTCATGTCCAACATTTGGAGCACGAAGGATTTAATATTTCTTCAGGAAGAGAAACAAATGTATTAAAATCGCTAACAGTCCAAGATGCGATGTACAAAGAGATTTTTACAATAAAAGAAAATATCGCTCTACCTAAACTAGTCTCATTATTTATGGATAAAAATGTTAGTCAATGTTATACGATTAATGATGATGGAGAATTGACCGGAGTCATATCTGAAAACGAGTTGAGACCAATAATTTCCGAATATGAGAGTTTAAAGCATATTATGATTGCTCGAGATTTAAAAAATCCGGTCGTTGTTACTGTTTACCATGATCAAGACTTAGATTCAGTGATGAGCTTATTTTCTAGAGAAAATCGAGATGAATTTCCAGTAAAGGATAAATCTGATAACAAAAAACTGATTGGAGTTATTTCCAGACAAGATGTAATTGATGCGTACAATAAAGAAAGCTTTAAAATGAATCTTGCTGATGGTTTATCACAAGAGTTAAAATCTATAAGTAAGAATAAACTGGCAACGGTATCAGATGGATTTTCGATAATTGAGAAAGTTGTTCCGGATGGATTTGTTGGTAAATCATTAGCGGAGTTGAAGATTCGCAATAAATACGGTTTAGAAATACTAATGATTAAAACACGGAGTTCAGCATTTTTTGATGATGAAAGTAAGGTTGAAATAAAAATGCCTGATGCTAATTACATAATTGAGAATGATGATATATTAGTATTATTCGGAAGCAACGAAAAACTTGAAATTTTTGAGAAAATGCTAAGATAA
- a CDS encoding YegS/Rv2252/BmrU family lipid kinase, giving the protein MNKYAFIINPVAGKIKKLNAARLIEEHSKLFDVSVKIFFTSTSGHAIKLSNELTSSNEYNTIVAVGGDGTVNEVVNGFNLDSDCRLGVLPWGSGNDVARFLYPSNTKNYLDILFEEKLQTIAEINVGNCKITQDDETIVQKRFINAVGIGFDAYVAYLNQFEKKFSGILSYLVAVMRGLKSLETLEPKILLNGQILEGKYLLLTIGNGKTSGGGFYLNPDANPTDGILNLTTVDMTGKIEIMKNLPYALINKLKLVKKAKFYEDDEFKITLKNPYYVHLDGEIGSKSAKEFNIRLLQKSIKIIKSK; this is encoded by the coding sequence TTGAATAAATATGCATTTATAATAAATCCCGTCGCGGGAAAAATAAAAAAGTTAAATGCTGCTCGATTAATTGAAGAACATTCAAAATTATTTGATGTTTCGGTCAAAATCTTTTTTACTTCTACTTCCGGTCATGCTATTAAACTTTCCAATGAATTAACATCATCAAATGAGTATAATACAATTGTTGCTGTAGGAGGGGATGGAACCGTGAATGAAGTTGTAAATGGATTCAATCTTGACAGCGATTGTCGGTTAGGAGTTCTTCCGTGGGGTTCTGGAAATGATGTTGCTAGATTCTTATATCCTTCAAATACTAAAAATTATTTGGACATTCTCTTTGAGGAAAAATTGCAAACTATTGCTGAAATAAATGTTGGAAATTGCAAAATTACCCAGGATGATGAAACTATTGTTCAAAAAAGATTTATAAATGCTGTCGGTATTGGTTTTGATGCTTATGTTGCATACTTAAATCAATTCGAAAAGAAATTTTCCGGAATTCTTTCATATTTGGTTGCCGTAATGCGTGGATTAAAATCGCTTGAGACTTTAGAACCGAAAATATTATTGAATGGTCAAATTCTTGAAGGAAAGTATCTACTATTAACTATTGGAAATGGTAAGACATCTGGGGGAGGTTTTTATTTGAATCCTGATGCCAATCCAACTGATGGAATTCTAAATCTAACAACTGTCGATATGACTGGTAAGATCGAAATAATGAAAAATTTGCCTTATGCGTTAATTAATAAATTAAAATTAGTTAAGAAAGCAAAGTTTTATGAAGACGATGAATTCAAGATAACCTTAAAGAATCCATATTATGTTCATCTTGATGGCGAGATCGGTTCTAAATCGGCGAAGGAATTTAATATCAGACTGCTTCAAAAGAGTATAAAAATTATTAAGAGTAAATAA
- the ftsY gene encoding signal recognition particle-docking protein FtsY gives MNFFKNINFNKLTDGLKKTKEKLFTGINETITGKARLDDATLDELEEILISCDIGVDISVEIIEKLRQNLKSHPDRNKESVFETLKTTLEESLTSEETADNFFEKISSYKPFVILIIGVNGAGKTTTIGKLANNFKKSGLKVFIGSGDTFRAAANEQLDIWAKRADVQVISKNIGSDPAAVAYETLLQAKKENADVVLIDTAGRLHTKGNLMEELRKIRKVLSKVLDYAPNETLLVVDGNTGQNGIIQAKEFSKYADLTGLIVTKLDGTAKGGIVFQINKELNIPVRFIGVGESIDDLQIFDAKSFISALFN, from the coding sequence ATGAACTTCTTTAAGAATATTAATTTTAATAAACTCACAGATGGTTTAAAGAAGACCAAAGAAAAATTATTTACCGGCATTAATGAAACAATAACCGGTAAAGCTAGATTAGACGATGCGACTTTAGATGAGCTTGAAGAAATTCTAATATCTTGTGATATTGGTGTTGATATTTCTGTTGAAATAATTGAAAAGTTGAGACAAAATCTCAAATCTCACCCTGATCGAAATAAAGAATCAGTATTTGAGACTCTGAAAACTACTCTTGAGGAATCATTAACTTCTGAAGAGACAGCAGATAATTTTTTTGAAAAAATATCTTCTTATAAACCATTTGTTATTCTAATCATTGGCGTTAATGGAGCAGGTAAGACCACCACAATTGGTAAGCTTGCTAATAATTTTAAGAAATCCGGTCTTAAGGTTTTTATAGGATCGGGAGATACTTTTAGAGCCGCAGCCAATGAACAATTAGACATTTGGGCTAAAAGAGCTGATGTACAAGTTATATCCAAAAACATTGGATCGGATCCGGCTGCCGTGGCTTATGAGACTTTACTTCAAGCAAAAAAGGAAAATGCCGATGTAGTCTTAATTGATACTGCCGGACGTTTACATACTAAAGGTAATCTGATGGAGGAACTTAGAAAGATTCGTAAAGTTCTCAGCAAAGTCTTAGATTATGCTCCTAATGAAACCTTGCTTGTGGTTGATGGGAATACTGGTCAAAACGGAATTATTCAAGCGAAAGAATTTTCCAAATATGCAGATTTGACTGGATTAATCGTCACCAAATTAGATGGAACAGCAAAAGGTGGTATTGTATTCCAAATTAATAAGGAACTAAACATCCCGGTGAGATTTATTGGTGTTGGCGAATCAATTGATGACTTACAAATATTTGATGCCAAAAGTTTTATTTCAGCCCTTTTCAACTAG
- a CDS encoding CDP-alcohol phosphatidyltransferase family protein, translating into MIKLDRIHTISNYLSLSRILLTAPIAYFLITLEQSNYHPYFAAILMILAAATDYLDGYFARKYDEVSELGKIIDPLADKIGVGIITIILYLTGYIPTYILVIIVARDIIIFIGGLILSNKIGKVLPSNMLGKITVFILGIYLLLLVLGLKSYPTFYNLFNLLIVFMSIISLLGYVIRSIEVIRFKKNELL; encoded by the coding sequence ATGATAAAATTAGACAGAATACATACTATTTCAAATTATCTTAGCCTTTCGCGGATCTTGCTAACTGCTCCCATTGCATATTTCTTAATTACATTGGAGCAAAGCAATTATCATCCATATTTTGCTGCTATCCTTATGATATTAGCCGCTGCCACCGATTATTTAGATGGTTATTTTGCACGAAAGTATGACGAAGTTAGTGAATTAGGGAAAATTATCGACCCTTTAGCAGATAAAATTGGTGTAGGGATCATTACGATTATTCTCTATTTAACTGGATATATTCCTACTTATATTTTGGTAATTATTGTGGCTCGTGATATTATTATTTTTATAGGTGGACTCATTCTTAGCAATAAAATTGGTAAAGTATTGCCCTCAAATATGCTGGGTAAAATTACAGTATTTATTTTAGGCATTTATCTTTTATTACTCGTATTAGGTCTAAAGTCATACCCAACTTTCTACAACTTATTCAATTTGTTAATTGTATTTATGTCGATTATTTCATTGCTCGGTTATGTAATCCGATCGATTGAAGTTATAAGGTTTAAAAAAAATGAACTTCTTTAA
- the purF gene encoding amidophosphoribosyltransferase — protein sequence MQIDKPRSNCGVFGIFNSPSAAVNTYYGLHALQHRGQEAAGIVTIDKLTDSKNHINHYKGLGLVSEVFADDKIFNQLTGNSAIGHNRYSTTGSAHATKNIQPFLVNYRMGHLAVSHNGNLTNARAIREKLVNEGAIFQTSSDTEVILHLIARSRLDNQVDQIRDALTQITGAYSLTILTDTKLIGARDPNGIRPLCIGKLNGSFILSSETCALDILSAEYVRDVQPGEMVVIDDEVIKSGEIKSFKISDKNEEAKHCIFEYIYFSRPDSKIFGSNVDKMRRKLGKVLATYHPVRDKDGEKVIVMSVPDSSNTAAIGYENQLVKMGIQSKLEIGLIRSHYIGRTFILPGQAKREVGVRIKFNTVKGVLENRTVVIIDDSIVRGTTSKQLIKLIREASPKEIHLRISSPPIHYPCHYGMDFPSRDELIANKFNNIDEIRDYLDVDSLAYLTHEQMLEAMVDHAPNSFCSACFNGEYPIPIDLHFIKDQHDEK from the coding sequence TTGCAAATCGATAAACCTCGTTCTAATTGCGGTGTTTTTGGAATTTTTAATTCTCCTTCCGCCGCCGTAAATACTTATTATGGACTTCATGCACTTCAACATAGGGGACAAGAAGCAGCTGGAATTGTAACGATAGATAAGTTAACCGATTCGAAGAATCATATTAACCACTATAAAGGTTTGGGATTAGTCTCAGAAGTTTTTGCAGATGATAAGATTTTTAATCAATTAACTGGTAATTCGGCAATTGGACATAATCGGTATTCAACGACCGGTTCTGCTCATGCTACAAAGAATATTCAACCTTTCTTAGTTAATTATAGGATGGGACATCTTGCTGTTTCGCATAACGGAAATCTAACAAATGCCAGAGCTATTCGCGAAAAATTAGTGAATGAAGGAGCAATTTTCCAAACCAGCAGCGATACTGAGGTGATACTTCACCTTATTGCAAGAAGTAGACTTGATAATCAAGTTGATCAGATTCGTGATGCTTTGACTCAAATAACGGGAGCATATAGCCTGACAATCTTGACTGATACAAAATTGATTGGAGCAAGAGATCCAAACGGAATTCGGCCCCTATGTATCGGGAAGTTAAACGGATCATTCATTCTATCATCAGAGACATGCGCTTTGGACATTTTATCAGCAGAATATGTTCGTGATGTCCAACCCGGAGAAATGGTCGTTATTGATGATGAAGTTATAAAATCCGGTGAAATTAAATCATTCAAAATAAGTGATAAAAATGAAGAAGCAAAACATTGTATCTTCGAATACATCTATTTCTCAAGACCGGATAGTAAGATATTTGGGAGCAATGTTGACAAAATGCGTCGTAAGTTAGGTAAAGTGCTTGCAACTTATCACCCGGTAAGAGATAAAGATGGTGAAAAAGTTATTGTTATGAGTGTGCCGGATAGTTCAAACACAGCTGCAATTGGTTATGAAAATCAACTTGTAAAAATGGGTATCCAATCAAAATTAGAAATTGGTTTAATTAGAAGCCACTATATCGGTAGAACATTTATTCTTCCTGGACAGGCCAAAAGAGAAGTGGGTGTAAGAATTAAATTCAATACCGTTAAAGGAGTATTGGAGAACAGAACCGTAGTAATTATAGATGATTCTATTGTACGCGGCACGACTTCAAAACAGTTAATTAAGTTGATAAGAGAAGCTAGCCCAAAAGAAATTCATTTACGAATATCATCTCCACCAATTCATTACCCGTGCCACTACGGTATGGATTTCCCATCGCGTGATGAATTAATAGCGAATAAGTTTAATAATATTGATGAAATAAGAGACTATCTTGATGTGGATAGTTTAGCATATCTTACACATGAGCAAATGTTGGAAGCCATGGTCGATCATGCTCCCAACTCTTTTTGTTCAGCATGTTTTAATGGTGAGTATCCGATTCCGATTGATTTACACTTTATTAAAGATCAGCATGATGAAAAATAG
- a CDS encoding MerR family transcriptional regulator has protein sequence MKDFGLKKLYYSISEVSKITGLEQYILRYWESEFEILKPGKNRAGNRIYTNKDINLILRIKKLLRDEKYTIEGAKKILEEESGVIFTEETSPIKQTTTQPKIREELNSLKNDLEEVKQFLLDLQSKF, from the coding sequence ATGAAAGACTTCGGATTAAAAAAATTATACTACTCAATAAGTGAAGTAAGTAAAATAACCGGGTTAGAGCAATATATTCTTCGTTATTGGGAATCTGAATTTGAAATTCTGAAACCTGGTAAAAATAGAGCAGGCAACAGAATTTACACCAACAAAGATATCAACTTAATATTAAGAATTAAAAAATTGCTCAGAGACGAAAAATATACTATTGAGGGAGCAAAGAAAATTCTTGAAGAAGAAAGTGGTGTTATCTTTACTGAAGAAACCTCACCTATAAAACAAACAACTACCCAACCCAAAATACGTGAAGAGCTAAATTCGCTAAAGAATGACCTTGAAGAAGTAAAGCAATTTTTGTTAGATTTACAGTCTAAATTCTAA
- a CDS encoding type II 3-dehydroquinate dehydratase, whose amino-acid sequence MNILVLNGPNLNLLGSREADQYGSFTLDDVQIELKKEFPKFRFEFFQSNHEGELIDKIQGAASYFDGIIINPGGYSHTSVAIRDALSICKIPKVEVHISNLSQREDFRKTMITAAACDGYISGFKINSYLAGVFLIEKLSR is encoded by the coding sequence ATGAATATACTTGTTCTTAACGGACCGAACTTGAATTTACTTGGGAGCCGAGAGGCTGATCAATATGGCTCATTTACTTTAGATGATGTTCAAATCGAATTAAAGAAAGAATTTCCCAAATTTAGATTTGAGTTCTTTCAAAGCAATCATGAAGGTGAACTCATTGACAAAATTCAAGGAGCAGCAAGTTATTTCGATGGAATAATTATTAATCCAGGAGGTTATTCTCATACATCCGTTGCAATCCGTGATGCCTTGAGTATTTGTAAAATACCTAAAGTAGAAGTTCATATCAGTAATTTATCTCAGAGAGAAGACTTCAGAAAAACCATGATAACTGCCGCTGCCTGTGATGGTTACATATCCGGGTTTAAGATTAACAGTTATCTTGCCGGAGTTTTCTTGATAGAAAAACTGTCACGCTAA